The genomic interval tgtcccctgcattggcaggcagattcttaaccgctgtgccactggggaagtccttgatctttttttaaaaaattcttttccattatgatttattacaggatattgaatatagttccctgtgttatgcagtaggaccttttttatccattttacatataatagtttacatcagctaacccaaactcccaatccatccctcccccaccccctccctcttggcaaccacaagtctgttctttatgtctgtgagtctgtttctgtttcatggataagttcatttgtgtcatattttgtgATTTGGTTTTGAAGAGACAGgatggaaggggaggggagggttttCTTGTTTGTCTTGGGTTGATCACAGCACCCCTACAGTGCTGTGAAGGGCCTGAGAAATCTTGTTTATAAGCATTTATGGGTATGTGGTGCAGAAATTCTGAGCTATATTTTCTGCTATAAGGAAAGAGGCAGGACTCTAGatagtttttgctttttcctgCTTCTCAATCCCAGCTGTCTTCTTCTTGCTGATTTCTTTATGCACATTTTCTCCCAATTTGGCACTAGAAGAGGCCAAGAGCTTTCACTTGTGCTTTTCTATGGAGGGGGTCTCAACGAGCCTTCCCTTCTTTTAACTCtgcccccgctccccacccccGCAATATTTGTCTTCTAGTCAATTCAAAAGATTTCTCTGTTGAGTGAGCAATcctgtcagaaaaagaaaagctagagcaaaaaaaaaaaaaaaaaaaaagactacatgcATAAATAGTATACAACAAATCAATAAGAATCGTGCCATAGAAACTTATAAACAGTaatataattcagaaaaaaattatagttttgttgagAAGCTGTTAAAACCAGAGCGGTCCTGAATTTCAACATCTTATCTGACACTGACTTTGGAATTTAAGAATCATCCATTTTGAGGAAATATACAAACTCCTTTCCCTTCCCATTTCCCAACTCATCTTCCCACGTGTGCCCGGAATCCCTAGGAATTCGATTTCATGGGGTTTGGGAAATCAGCTGGGTCTAAAATTGACATGGAGGTtgtggaaggaaaaaaggcagCAGATCTGGGAGATTAAGGACAGATGTATAGGAAGTAAGCTGCTCTACCTCAAGTCGATTTCTGATTATCCCTGAGTGGGTGAGTAGATCACCTGCTTTGTGGATCATCTATCACCTGGGAGCACCTATCCTTCATTGGGGCTGAACTAAGAGAGTAGAATTAGGACCACAAATAGCTGGTTTATGGGGCATCTGATGAGGGAAAGAAGGGGGAGGGAATATCTCAGATTGCATTCTAAGGCCCATTAGAACTCCCTGGAGAGGTAGCACCTATAGTAGTTAAGACCAGGGATCCTCACCTAGAGCCAGATaaaacctggattcaaatcctgcctctgccatttcctggctgtgtgatGTTGGGAAAATAACTTGAtctctccctgcctcagtttcctcatctgtcaaataggGATAATCATTTTTACCTTATAGGATTGCTATCAAATtaaactaataaatatatatatgagaagTGATTAGAAGGGTTTCTGATTCATAGTAAAAATGAGCATTAGCTATTGGGAATATTTTTTGTTGGGTCACCCACCGTTTTTGTGTCATCCGGGCCATCCCTCCTTACAGGTAGCTAATTAAGAGCTCactatggggaattccctggcggtccagtggttaggactccacactttcattgccgagggcatgggttcgatccctagctggggaactaagatccaacaagCCGCAACGCGTGTCCAACCCTATGACAGGGAAGACCCCTTCCATTGCTTTTCTGGATTAGCAGAGCCATCCTTACAAACCTTAATTAAGAAGGGAAAATAATATGTGACAGCACAGCTGAGGAAGAGGACCCAGGGGCTGAGAGGGGAAGGCTGGCCTTCTGCAGAGAAATCTACAATTCAGATAACTCCTCTTGTCCGTGAGAGAATGGGATGCTTACAAATAATATCTGAGGCCGGGCCCAAGGTGGAAAAAAAACTGGAGACTGACAAATTATGTTTAaagtgtttactttttaaattttttggccacactgccctgcttgtgggatcttagttccctgaccagggatccaacccggacCCCACCAGTGAGAGCactgagtgctaaccactggaccgccagggacttcCCAAAGTGTTAACTTTATGGTTACATATTTCCATGTTCACCAATTCCTAAGGAAACACTAGCCAAACATATCAGGACCCCTGGCAAGTTATTTGTGACGTAGTTTTTGAGATGTGACTCTGAAACACCTTGTCAGAGCCCTGGGCCCTCTGGCTTCAGGGTAAATATTAACATAGTTAAATTGCGGGGAGGAAGGTATGAGATTGTTTCTTCCCTTCATCAGCCTTTAGAATTTGCCATGAGAGGTGGAGAACAGCTAGTAGCTTGATCTAACGTTGTAAGTTCAGGGGCAAAACCCTGGCTAAATATACAAAATAGTTTCCGAATCGTTTTTGGTCCTCCGTGCCTGAGTTTGTGGGGAGATTCACCCCCACCTGCAACTTTGCTTTCTTGCAGGACGAGAATGGGCACAGTTCGCCCTGACGGTTGCTGCTTGGGCCTGGACCCCAGGTACCACAGGCTCTGTGATAGGAAGGCAGCCTGGGGCATCGTCTTAGAGGCCTTGGCTGCGGTGGGCGCTGTGACCTCGGTGGCCTTCATGATCGCCCTCCTGGTCTTCATCTGCAAGGTGCAGGACTCCAACAAGCGTAAAGTGCTCCCCACCCAGTTCCTCTTTCTCCTGGGTGTGCTGGGGATCTTCGGCCTCACCTTCGCCTTCATCATCAGCCTTGACGGCAGCACGGGGCCCACACGCTTCTTCCTCTTCGGCATCCTCTTTGCCCTCTGCTTCTCCTGCCTCCTGGTTCACGCCTTCAACCTGACGAAGCTGGTCCAAGGGAGGCAGCCCCTCTCCATGCTGGCGatgctggccctggccctgggcttCAGCCTGGTGCAGGATGTCATCGCCATCGAGTATGTGGTCCTCACCATGAACAGGACCAACGTCAAcatcttctctgagcttcctccGCCTCGGCGCAATGAGGACTTCGTCATGCTGCTCATCTACGTCTTCTTCCTGATGACGCTGACCTTCTTCACAACCTCTTTCACCTTTTGGGGACCCTTCACTGGCTGGAAGAGGCACGGGGCCCACATCTTCCTCGCTACGCTCCTCTCCATTGCCATCTGGGTGACGTGGATCAGCCTGCTCTTGGTTCCCACCCCTGGCCCAGAGTGGGATGACACCATCCTCAGTTCAGCCTTGGTGGCCAATGGCTGGGTTTTCCTGTTGGCTTATGTTGCACCCGAGCTTCAGCTGCTCACAAAGCAACGGAACCCCATGGATTACCCTGTGGAGGATGCTTTCTGTAAACCTCAGCTCATGAAGCAGAGCTATGGTGTGGAGAACACAGCTTATTCTCAAGAGGGAATCACTCAAGGTACAGAGCCTGGCTGGGTGGAGAATCCCTTATGGGAAAATGGGGGAGAATCATAAGATATTATTACTGTAAGGAACATGCAAGATTATCAGGTCATACTCCCGATAGAACAGATAAGGTCCCCGCAGCTCAGATCTTACTTAAAATCATCCAGctagagggacctccctggtggtgcagtggttaagaatctgcctgccaatgcaggggacatgggttcgagccctggtctgggaagatcccacataccacggagcaactaagcccgtgagccacaactactgagcctgcgctctagaacccacgtgccacaactactgaagcccatgcacctagagcccgtgctccacaacaagagaagccaccgcaataagtctgcacaccgcaatgaagagtagcccccgcttgccgcaactagagaaaggctgtgcgcagcaacaaagacccaacgcagccaaaaaatgaacaaataaatgaataaaaattaaaaaaagaaaaaatcatccaGCTAGTTAGAGACAAGTAGAACTAGAAGCTGGCCTTAGTGGTCTTTATCTAGTATGTTCTACCCAATACCATgtagatttctctgcattaaaacAAGATGGAGCAAAGGAATGGGAAAAGAATGATTAGACAAATTCCCAGAGACAAGTGGGTGAGATAGTGTTCTTCATAAATGTCAACTAGGCAATCCTTCCAGAAATGTGGAGGCTTTGTAGATTTGAATGCACAAAACCCAGCCATGCAGTGACCACAGAGCACAGAGTGGGGAGAAAGCTCTTTTATCATAAACCAGCGGGAATCTCCGTAAATTTACTGAGGATTTCGATGTAGcctgaagagacacattttatTGCCCGTCTGTGGCCCACGGGAGGGAATTTTGCTCTTGTCTGGAGTCCTGAGCAACCAGGTTGCACCGATAGCCAGAAACTGCTTTTGCTCCTACGCCTCTATGCATTGATCTCTTGGGTTTACATCAGCCTCTGGGCCTAatcaggggaggggagtgggtatGGGACAGGAGTGAGGGACCTCCAAGGCCAGGTTCGTAGCTCCAGCTAGTAAATCTCTTTGCTCTTGAAGCCTTCAGTGCAAAGCTTGCCGGTGTTTCTCTCTGCAGCCCTGGTCCCTCTCCTGTGCACTGGGAAGagtgaagggagggggagggccgaGGGGATATTTTACCACCCACCTCCTCCTGTGCATTCCCAATGGACACTCTCACTCTGTCACCTCACGCTTGGACTCTGTGTTATCGGTCCCTAACTAGTCGTCCTTCccttattattaattaatttatttatttaggctgcgcagggtcttaattgcggcacgcgggatctttagttgcggcacgcgggatctttagttgcggcatgcgggatctagttccccgaccagggatggaacctgggccccctgcattgggagcttggagtcttacctactggaccaccagggaagtccctagtcttCCTTCCTTTAATCCTTGTTTCCCTTCATTCTACTGGCCATTGCCAGCTTCCCCTCCCTACAATGCTTCTCTGGCCACCACCCCTTCCGGCCCGCGTGCCTCACTGGAGCCCCAGCATCCACTGCGTTTCCCGAACCCTTGGCGAGGCTTTTCACAGCCCGAACCCACCACCCCGGAAGCTGTGCTCTCACTTCAAACAAACCAAGTCCCTGCAATTTCCTGCCTGCGTATCCGGGCTCAAAGAGCGTCTGTCCTCTGCCTGACGTCTCCCTCCTTATTCTTGCCCTTTTGCAGAGTCCCTAGTCCCCAGTCCCCTCAGTCTTTGCTCCGCCCGCCTAACTCTAGACCTTTGAGATGATCTTATCAGAGTCTGTCTCATTGCGTAGTTATTTGTGTAGCTGTCATATATTCCGGACTCTCCAGCGGCACCCTCAGGGCAGGAATCATTCTGATGAATCCTTCTATTCCTCACAATATCTTACAGACAGAAGGTGTTTAGGTATTTATTGAGTAAACTGAACAGGTAAATTTGGTGGGAAATAAATGGATTGctttacattgtatttatttagccgtgccctgcggcatgtgggatcttagttccccaaccagggatcgaacccaggccatgacagtgaaagcgcagagtcctaaccactggactgccagcgaaTTCCCTAAATCGTATTCATGATGAGCGTATGTGTTGACTCGTCTGTTCCTGAGTTTAAATCCctctgattttggacttccctggtggtccagtggttaggactcagtactTCCACTTCAAGGAGCATggcttccatccctggttggggaactaacatcctgcatgctgcgtggtgcggcgaaaaaaaaaaaaaatccttctgatTTCCcctaaatatatagaaaacaattACTCACAGGTTCTATCCCTTCACAAAGAAACTCATGACTTTTTCCCGCCCTGGTTGGGCAGGTAAGGAAGTGGGTAAATCCCCAGTGAGATTCTCTCTAGGTACACCTCCAGCCAGATCTGTGTCTGAAAAGACTGGTGTCAAATGTGCTTTTGAAGTGGTCCTAGGATGAGAAGGGCTCTGGAGAGGTTTTGGAaagcatttccctagtgattatACGTGGCTagttattcatttgttcaaccaGTTTTGGGCTGACTCTGTGCCTGCGCTTGAGGACGCAGTCTTCTCCCACATGAAACTGACCATCTACCAGGGAGACAGAGAATTAAAGGGATAAGGCATCATGCTTTATAAATGACTCAACTGGGGCGAgcacaggtgggggctgtcaagGAGGGGACCCTGACATTTACCTAATCCACATTGTCTGTTTCAGGTGCTGAAGAGACAGGTGACACGTTCTATGCCCCATACTCCACCCATTTCCAGCTGCAGGTAAATGAGCTCTTTCTCTTTGTTCATCAGCAGTGTTAGCACCCCAGGAGCATTTGGGAATGCTTTGGGAATAGATGATGTTGCCACCCTGATGGCCCCTAGACGCCACCTAGAAAGGATCGCGGGTCTACTTTCCTGTAATCTGCCTCATGGCGTTAGGACAGGAGACTGGAGTGCAGGGCCGGGGAGGGcttagaggaagggaaggaaagctaGACTCCTGCCCAGGTTGGAGTGCAGAGTGCTGTGGAAATGGCCGGGAAGTGGAGTGGGTTGAAGAATatgaatgttttcttttcagaatcGGAACTCCCCAAAGGATTACTCCATTCCGCGGGCCCAGACTCGGGTTAGCCCTTACAGTGActatgaaggaaggaaagatgtcAGTTAACACGTCCCGAAGGGTGGGATGAACACAGCAAGTCAGCAGGGCCAGCGGGGAGTTCATGGGATGTGGGCGGAGTCCTGAGTCTTCCCAGGAAGCTGTACAGAACATCACAGGAAGACCTCGCCTCCCTGCAGCCTTCAGCCATGATTCTTCTGTTCTGGGGTTAACGAGGGCCGACGGGACCGCAGTTCTCAGCACCACTGTAGTTGTTCCCTTTGTCCCATAGCTAGGCTACTTCTCTCGAGTGGGAGTCTCGGGCCACTCCGGGTGGTTGTTAACCATCCCTGCCATCTTACACGTGACTCAGGCTCTGGTCATCTGACCACACACTGGCTCATTCAGCCTCAGAAGCCAACTCTCCCAACTGTGGGCTGATTCTGTGAGAATTGCTTGGCTCAGAGCAGAGCTGCAAATCTGAGCGAACCAGCAAAGGCCTGTCTCTCAGACCACCCCACCCACATCTACACTGGAAGCCAACTTACCGACACTTCCCTCCATGCCCGGATGGGAGAGGCTAAAAGTCACCCGGAATTTGCTAACCTCTGTGATGCTGCCTAACCAGGGTCCCCAGTGCCAATTCACTCCCAGACTCACCACTGGTCCCAGACTCACCTCCCGGCCCTGTGCTTCACCGGGAGATCTCCCTCCAGGCCTCACCAGCGTGGACAAGCCCAGTTTCTCTTTGCCAGGAGAACGTGTGCACTGGCTTGCTCTAAGCTCTGCTCAGTGCCCTAAGCACTGACTCTTCTCCCACCCCCTTGCTCCTCAGACTCTGTAAATAGATGTACTCCGTGTTCACCCCCTGCGTTCTGGAAGTGGGTATTGTCCA from Balaenoptera ricei isolate mBalRic1 chromosome 10, mBalRic1.hap2, whole genome shotgun sequence carries:
- the GPRC5A gene encoding retinoic acid-induced protein 3 — translated: MGTVRPDGCCLGLDPRYHRLCDRKAAWGIVLEALAAVGAVTSVAFMIALLVFICKVQDSNKRKVLPTQFLFLLGVLGIFGLTFAFIISLDGSTGPTRFFLFGILFALCFSCLLVHAFNLTKLVQGRQPLSMLAMLALALGFSLVQDVIAIEYVVLTMNRTNVNIFSELPPPRRNEDFVMLLIYVFFLMTLTFFTTSFTFWGPFTGWKRHGAHIFLATLLSIAIWVTWISLLLVPTPGPEWDDTILSSALVANGWVFLLAYVAPELQLLTKQRNPMDYPVEDAFCKPQLMKQSYGVENTAYSQEGITQGAEETGDTFYAPYSTHFQLQNRNSPKDYSIPRAQTRVSPYSDYEGRKDVS